In Diabrotica undecimpunctata isolate CICGRU chromosome 9, icDiaUnde3, whole genome shotgun sequence, the DNA window TATGATAGTGGGCATGTAAGGATTTTAATTCACTCATACTAAATCTATTTCCAAGTGTACACaccaaatattatttttcttaggTAGACTTTCTAGTTAGGCAACCAGTTCAACCTTATTTTTTGTATGTCAGTCATTTACCAATTGTCAAGTGTCACTGATATTTTCTGTCATTCGTCATTGTTTTGAGTTGATATGGAATTTATCGAAGGCAAAAAATAAATTACGTTTTAAATAGTTCTCAATAACCAATAAATTTGTAGGTATAAGTTAACTTCCATTACTGTtgaaaaattatttgatattatgtcGGTAGGTCAATTGGAAAACCAAAATCCCAACGTTTACAAAAAAAGTGATGACAGAACAGCCACTTTGGATGAAGAGGATGACACTGTAGTTGATGAATTTGATCAAAGAGAAATATTTGGTAAGTTGTGCAATATTTACGATGTTTATGTGACTGATTGAATCAAATTTTTCAGATTTAATTAGAGATATCAACGATCCAGAACATCCATTATCTTTAGAACAATTGCATGTTGTACAGGAAAATCTCATCAGCATTGATAATGGAAAAAATTCAATCCTTATTAACTTTACTCCAACTATTCCGCACTGTAGTATGGCCACACTTATAGGTCTCTCCATAAGAGTGAAATTACTTAGGTGCTTGCCTTCGAGATTTAAAGTGAGAGTTGAAGTTACTCCAGGAACTCATAACGCTGAACATCAAGTCAACAAACAGTTAGCGGATAAAGAACGAG includes these proteins:
- the galla-2 gene encoding MIP18 family protein galla-2 encodes the protein MSVGQLENQNPNVYKKSDDRTATLDEEDDTVVDEFDQREIFDLIRDINDPEHPLSLEQLHVVQENLISIDNGKNSILINFTPTIPHCSMATLIGLSIRVKLLRCLPSRFKVRVEVTPGTHNAEHQVNKQLADKERVAAALENSHLIKVINQCIASRNRG